A stretch of Desulfovibrio sp. UIB00 DNA encodes these proteins:
- a CDS encoding threonine/serine exporter family protein yields the protein MGLQNGQGGLNTLSALAADSTEAGGAEASTEKADAACGTEHNVLTAKELIEFIQVYASTLLAAGGQTSRVDRTACRIAQAYGFEVELAIFPKHLMLSVIKPAEGGIPAERRTAVSSIVSGAPNFQRVAALNALSWSIADDNLSLAKAREHFSAICAVPTLNSGLLRFLVACANAAFCGLFNGDAVAMGLVFCATFLGFYLRQKLLHWGLDLKVTFFLCSFAASLVASLGVLLHLGNTPQTGMAASVLFLIPGIPLINAMLDILDGHVLMGVSRLIQASTLIICIALGLATTMLLMGVDSL from the coding sequence ATGGGTTTGCAAAACGGGCAGGGCGGTCTGAATACGCTGTCTGCATTGGCGGCGGATTCGACTGAGGCGGGCGGGGCAGAGGCCAGTACCGAGAAGGCCGATGCCGCTTGCGGAACAGAACATAACGTTCTGACTGCCAAAGAGCTTATTGAGTTCATACAGGTTTATGCTTCCACATTGCTTGCGGCGGGCGGGCAGACTTCACGAGTTGACCGCACCGCCTGCCGCATTGCACAGGCATATGGTTTTGAGGTGGAACTGGCCATATTCCCCAAGCACCTCATGCTTTCGGTCATCAAGCCTGCCGAAGGGGGCATTCCGGCGGAGCGACGCACTGCGGTCAGCTCCATTGTGTCTGGCGCGCCCAATTTTCAGCGGGTGGCGGCGCTCAATGCCCTGAGCTGGAGCATTGCCGATGACAACCTCAGCCTTGCCAAGGCGCGCGAGCATTTCAGCGCAATCTGCGCGGTGCCCACGCTTAATTCCGGGTTGCTGCGCTTTCTTGTGGCCTGCGCCAATGCCGCCTTTTGCGGTTTGTTCAACGGCGACGCAGTGGCTATGGGGCTGGTTTTCTGCGCAACCTTTCTGGGCTTTTATCTGCGGCAAAAGTTGCTGCACTGGGGCCTTGACCTGAAGGTCACGTTTTTTCTCTGCTCGTTCGCTGCTTCTCTGGTGGCGTCGCTGGGCGTGCTGCTGCATCTGGGCAACACGCCGCAAACGGGCATGGCTGCAAGCGTGTTGTTTCTCATCCCCGGCATTCCCCTGATCAACGCCATGCTGGATATTCTTGACGGGCATGTGCTCATGGGCGTTTCGCGGCTGATTCAGGCCAGTACGCTCATTATCTGCATTGCTCTGGGGCTGGCTACAACCATGCTGCTGATGGGGGTGGATTCGTTATGA